DNA sequence from the Liolophura sinensis isolate JHLJ2023 chromosome 1, CUHK_Ljap_v2, whole genome shotgun sequence genome:
AGAGAGCATTAAGTGCCAACATTTTCCAACACCATACTGAATAAAATAGCAAACCTACTGTATGGTTGATACCAAAAAATGAGTTTCATTTTATGATCTAAACTATATATATCAGTGTTTCGGcaagacaaaatataaaaagcaTTTGGCCTAAAAGTCAATTCAGAGATGTAGACATACCTTTGGTTCTATATCCCCCAACATACTTCGTCTCAGTGCATCCCCCTGCAGTACAGGAAAAGGCTTTCACTCTGTAAGGACAAATTCCCTGACTATTCATagctgtatataatatatatatatatatatatatatatatatatatatatatatatatacgaacaCAAAGAATCATTCTATAACCCTTGACCGTTTTGCTATTACATAAGAAAGTGACCAAAGACTATAAATGTCACTTTAGACTCCAAATTTGTAACAAACAGAAAGAAGTGACATTGCAATTCACCTTTAACTCCCTCTTTCAACCTAAACAAACCTACTCACATTATTTTCTGTGCGGTCTGAAACCTTACACTTTCTGctcaccacatacatgtattggttaTCGACAACTTTATCACCTAAAGAGTTACCAATTAAATTCAGGAATGCCAATATGAAGAaatgatcaaaaacaaaactgtggaTTTTTATGCAGTCCATACCTACCTACTTCAACAGCGAGACAGgcattttcaaaattatatatGATTTACTTATCACTTCAATGATGCTTTACCTGTACTCCATGCCTGGAAGCAGGGGACCATTACAGAAACTGTTCACACCTTTTGTACTACAGTGTGCGTCTTCTCCCACAGTTAATGTAATAGCTGCTTCCCTCTTAGATCGACTACCACCAACTTGTGGGGTGGAAACAGAAAGAATGAAACTAATTTAAAGTCCAACTATATATTATCAGTTCCTAGAATAAACGCTTAAAGTAAACATGGTTTGAGCTATGTGTagaaaacagttataaaataGCAACACATCACATGAGAAAGTGGCGCCAGCACTTAAACTGATTTTGAACCTGTTTGATTGAAGTTGTTGAAACTTTTAATAGTTTTGTTTCTAGCATCATAAAACCTCTGTAAAGATTGTATGAGCTCCACAGCCCACTGTACAACCCGTACTTGATTTGGTAATTTAGCTGGATGCTCTTTGTCTAAAAATCAGATACAATGTACTGGCTCATACTGGCAATTGCTTTATTTTCAAAGCATTTCATAAAGTAGAGCATTTCTGGATCAACCCATTCACATGTGAAGGATTAATATCCCTGGATACAGATGAAACAATCTGAGGATTCTCCATAACCTGTGCTTTATGTATCGCTGTcttattttcatcattaaaaggttttttattcagttttgaaGTAACATGTTGAAATATATACAGAGAAGGTTATACCTGTCTGAAAAGACCAGCCTAAAGGGGTAGCTCTATAGGGAATTTGGAAATTATCTTCGTTGGCTTTGTACCAGTTGTTAAACTCTATAAAATGATCAGCTTTCATATTAGCCTCTGTGCTGGAGGCTACAACAGAGaaaggcaaaacaaaaaaaacaaaaaaaaaagcaaactgaGTTCTGTGCAGGATAAATTATCAGTCAATAATCAAAGCACTCAACAGAACTTAATCTATCTATGACAATGGACAAACTGATCTATTGAATTTTCAGCATTGAAGAGAATATATTTTCTAACATGTTGACCAAACAAGACTCAAGTtttctgaaatgaaacaaatctgaCACCAACTGAATGTATCTTCTGCTTCGAACAAAACATATATGTTAATTGGATAATTAGCATAGTCCTACTTACTTCATTGAGGACACTTAAGCACTCAaaactaaaacataaaatttcatgTTTAGTACCATAAATCTGAAATTATCACCTAGTACACATCTTGGCAATCATTACCTGTAGGTTCATCGCTTTGCACTGCATCAACAACAAGGCCATAGTCTGTGATTTTTCCATTGGTATCATTTGAGAAGAAATCTGTTGTGATTGTGAGAGAAAAGGACCTGGCACTCTCTGGTTCAGACAAGGAGGGTTTGGTGTCAGAGCAGCCTATCACACAGCCGGTCGGTTGTGGTGGATCTGAGCAGAGAAAACCAGCACCgtgataaaacacaaacagctaTTCAGTGTCGTGCTCAAGAACACTTGGcttgaatatacatacatgtatggcagcaGTTAGTTCCAGTAATGGAGGAAACACTAGTTCccaggataaaccactgacctttggcaagtaacaaATACACTTTCCCCACATGCGATGTATAAATTCTCACTTTATTGGTGAAGGGCAATTCCAAGTGCTGTACTTTCTTAGAATAAACGTTCATGGTGATTACCAAACCGGAAATGTCCGGTGTGACTTTACTGAGGTAAGCTCAGATAAACTCAAGGATTCCCCCACAAGTTCCAGGaacattaattacatgtatcaacattCAAGCCATCACAAATTCAGGgaaatacaagaaaacagaaGTATAAATTTCACtcaagaaacaaacaatttttaacATCATACACTGCATTGTACATACCAATGATGCTTTTGCTAAATGACTGTTACTAAGCTATTACATGGGtacaacaaatgaaatgaaacatgaGAAGAAAATCATCACATGCTCTAAATGTTCGGGTTAAAATGCTGAACTTTCACTTTATGAAAACATAAGCTATCAGCCACAATGTTGCAGACCACAACTACTGAATTACATGAATCCTCATATAAATGTAGATGTTGGAGAATGCCCTCAATGTCTGCTTTTACACCACATTTACACTTACTTCCAGCAGGAGAGTAGTGTATTCTTGTCAACACTTCACCTTGGCAACACACACTCCCTGCAGATATCTGTGTGAGAGATAGACAAACTTTTATGACTCTTGCAGGACTTTCATAATCAGCTAACTAAGATGAGTTTTCAACTTGTTCGGACAAAGGCTTGAGCTGCAATTATTATTAACCACAGTTAATTTTGCAACAATACAATCTGACACTGGCTTGACAGGTGTTGTTTTGACAGATTTCAAAATGATTGACATTGTCCATGAAGTACATTTTCAAATGTACTGTATTGTTGTTGCACCTGCTGGTCTCTTTTAAACCAGCAAATATCTTGTCTCCCTGATACTCTTGTTTGGtctagaaaaaaattgttacatgCGGTTTACAGATGTTCCATTTTAAATACCAGGAAATGGCTGAGCAGATTCAGGTTATAGTGAATGTGGTGACTGTGTACATACACTTTAGCTAACAACCATGGGTATTTAAATACTGctttcaaaacacctttctgagacCAGCAtgcagaactctcagaatcacaCAATATGCAAATTAATCAGAAGTAAAGTTTTAGGTCCTTTAATGTACACTGATATGGATTAAATTTTTTGGAACAAATGGTAAAATGTCAGGATATTGGTTTTCACTGCTGAAATTTCTGACAGCCTGACGAGTAGCTCCAGTTAGATTTCTAACTAATAAAAAGTTCTGGTTGTCAGGCCAGTAACTTGAAATTCTTACATTTTCCAAAGCAGCTTTTCAATCCcacacatgtagctgaataATACTAGTACTTACTTCATAGGTATAATTCTTCTCAGGTTCAACAGACACTGTTTGTGCGTAACGTGCTTCCCTGGCTGGTGACCAGGGAAGGCTGAATACCGTCTCATTATCATATTGCATTtcagacagctgaaaatataacaaaagGTCCAGGCATTCTGATAATGCTCATTTACCAGATTCTGTACACaataaatactgtgtatttttctgactggtgtttttcgccatactcaaaagactatttcacttatatgatggcggccagcattatggtttgaggagaACCTGGCAGagtcctggggaaacccacaaccattcacagctATAAATACTATAAAACAGATCAATAACCTTGCACAGTTACATATAGATCCCAACCAAATcaacagataaacaaacaaacatcgcTGAAAATATCAGGCATGCCCTCTTAACTCAATACTGAGCTTTGTAGAACTAGAATTTGGGTTCTGTAGTCTCTGGCACCATatgacatgtatactgtaagtcATATGGTGTGTGTGAGATGAGATTATGCACAAGAGCATAGCATCTTCCCTATATTTCTAATGTTACAATGATGTTGTCAATATACCAATGGTATACCTTGTAGGTCAGAGTAAAGTTAGTGATGTTGGCGTTTCTGTCTCTCAGTAGCGGAGCCTTCCATGTAACATTCAGGCTGTGATACGTATCCTGTATTTGTCTGATTTCCAGCTGGGTCACTTTACCTGGAGCTAatcaaatatttacagaaacatAAATGAATATGTGACAAATTGAAGGAAAAGAATGTGAATATCTCTTGTAATCAAGAGCTGTACATGATAAGTTCTAGAAACAATTACGAAACAGAAATTTGTGCTATGATTTATACAGTATTGgaataaatataattcaatATCATTCTGTTAATCAATAATCTTGTTATTGAAACTAGTGTGTATTTATAACCTTTAAAAACATAGCTGTAAGAACACAATTTACACCTCAAAGTACATGAAAACCACAATGCTTGACATGACCAATCTCTAGGCTTGATTTGTAGAATCATAAATGCCTAATGACTGCAGAATTGctctaaaaatacaaataatagcTGTCAAAGGCCATAGCATGTAAAAGTTAcactggattttttttcctAGGCCAAAGGACAAACACCTATTGTCAAATAAGCAGATTCTGGACAAACAGGCAGGTTGACATATACTGTGGGACAATTCCCCTGTTTTTATCAGGTTAATTATTCTCAAAATGCACAGAAGCATTTACACTTAACTGGTCACAGAGCCAGAGCGACCCTTCTGTTCGGGAACAAAACAGGCTGCACCTCTTCCAATAGATCAAGGAAAATTACTCAaacctgtaaatgtatattactATTTTCTATCATGTTTGTCTTACTAACCTGCTTCCAGTGTTCTAAATTCAGTCGTATATGTGGGTGGACCATTTCCAACCTCTGTTGAAGCCATCACTCTAACTTTGTACAGCCAAAATTCTTCTAAATCGTCAATGGCTTCACATATGCTATAAAAACCTGAAATAAAGctacagttttaatattcagTTTGAAAGAAATAAGGTCAGTGTTATTGGTAAGCAAACTATGCTGCTTCCACCATCTGTTTTTGTCATACAtggacaagtggttttcagtgatggtacatacagtacatggatAAGACTGTGTCATTGTTCTCACAAATGCTATTCACTGTTTGTTGTCGCAAAGCCCCAAAAACAAATTATGACAACTGAAGTGAACCTTTGTCCCTTACCCCTGTTAGAATATATATGttcacatacaaatacatgtataccatgtctAAATTATCAGCTGAAATAATACATCTATTCACAGAAGAATTCCAAGGCACTGAActaaactgaataaaaattttaatgccatacccaatgttttgataaaattaactaCGTTATCAAATTCCTTTCAATACCATTTTTGATGGGGCATTAAATGAACTCTTAGTAATACATTTTCATAACTGATGAAAACAGACAGCTGATGGTAACGCTGAGTAATTTTAGGAAACAGAGGTGGGGTCAGTTTGGGAAATTCTACACAGGGCTCTCAAATTCGCTTCTTTTAGTCGATTCCGATCCATTTGAACTTAAATCCGGTTATTATGGAGCCCGATTGTTTCTGTGGCAGTATCTAGGATGAAATGGCTGCGGGAGTGGAGGAGGCGAATATGGCAGTCTTGGTCGGGGTACATAACTCGCGGTTGGCAGGCATGCGGGTGATTAGTTTCCGTGCCGAATTCTTCATGACGTCATCTGAGATGACTAATAGTTAACACATTAACATTAAAGGCCCTGGGAACAACTCTAAGGGTGTTGTCAACGTCGAGCATAACGACGGCAAGCTCTCGTTGGTTTTGTGGCATCTGTGGCATCGTGCCTTTTGACAGAACTGGTACTGTATTCGTGACCTTTTGTACACCTGAGGGTAAGGCATGCCAATGAAGACCTTATGGATCACTGAATACTACTAGGGCCACACCTGTTTGATGGGTCAAAATGGTGAACTTGCTTGAAATCAACAACACTTTGGTTTTGGACAGTGGAATGTTTATTGGCGTAGGTTTTTGTTCCCGGCCATTCATCCGTACTACACTgacaaaaatcacaccattatcttgtgaaatactgcaaaaacaaaactgtagcgcttgtatttttgttcagtatagtTCCATATGATTGTACCATTATCAAGATCATTACCTTCACTCACTTATTTGAATTATACTCACACCGTACTCTTTaatttatcacttatatgatggcaggaATAAACCCGGAGTGCATGGGATACTTGTACATCATTGACATTTGGCaagtactgacaaactttgtcacatgtgaggtacaaatatgcacattaCACTGTTGACTGATGACTATACTAAGACAAGTATTCTTCACCAGACCTTACAATACGCAAACAAGCCACACTAGCATTGCCAGCTACTTACTGTCACAAAGCAGTGAAAATATGCCATTACCTTTTCAAACTGACACTACTCACTATAGTAATTACTCCCTTAGTAATTACATTTGGGTATAATCAGGAGGCCATTACAGActgacttatttgtttatttatttgattggtgttttacgccgtactcaagaatatttatgggcggaaaccgggcagagcccggaggaaacccacaaccatccacaagttgctgagagaccttcccacttacggccggagaggaagccagcatgagttggactaaCTGTGTCCGTATTGGTGAGGCTtctgggtcgttacgctgcgctagtgcgctaaccaactgagccacggaggcccctcacttatacgatggccgccagcattactgtgggagggaaaccgagcagagcccggaggaaacccacaaacatctgtagGTTAATTACATATTGGCATGGATCAGGCATCGGCTATGCACGCCTTAATTAATACAATAGACCATTAGTCTGCTTAGCTGATGTGAATTcattaaacaaatgaaacaattcTCAGAGAATACAGGATGACACTGTACAGTCACAAATCTGATTAATTCTGGGCCCCAGTTTTATGAAGCAGTCACAAACTTCAGGATCCTCTCCCAGATCCACCAGAGTCAGTGTGTAGTTTGTGGGAGGAGAGAAATTTTCTGATGGGTTCCACCAGACACTCACATTCTTAGCTTCGACCATTGTCACTTTTGTGTTATATACTACTGATCTGACTTACCAGAGATAGCATGGTCTCTATTTGGCTGTGGTCCTTCTCCCAAATCCACCAGAGTCATTGTGTAGTTTGTAGAACCAGGGAAAGGCGCTGGCGGACTCTAACATACACGCATATTCTTAGCTCTGACCACCGTCACACTTGTGTTCTTTATTACTGATCTCACTTACCAATGATAACACGTGCCTGTCTGGTCGCGATTTCTCTCCCAAATCCACCAGGGTCAGTGTGTAGTTTGTAGGACCAGGGAATGGTTCTGGCAGACTTCAACATACACTCACATTCTTAGCTCTGACCACCATCACATTTGTGTTCTTTATTACTGATCTCACTTACCAGAGATAACTTGCTCTTTGTCTTGCTATTGTCACTCTCCCAAATCCACCAGGGTCAGTATGTAGTTTGTAGGACCAGGGAAAGGTTCTGGCAGACTCCAACATACACTCACATTCTTAGCTCTGACCACCATCACATTTGTGTTCTTTATTACTGAGCTCACTTACCAGCAATAACTTGCTTCCTGTCTCGCTGTGGTTCCTCTCCCAAATCCATCAGGGTCAGTGTGTAGTTTGTAGGACCAGGGAAAGGTTCTGGCAGACTCCAACATACACTCACATTCTTAGCTCTGACCACCATCACATTTGTGTTCTTTATTACTGAGCTCACTTACCAGCAATAACTTGCTCTTTGTCTTGCTATTGTCACTCTCCCAAATCCACCAGGGTCAGTGTGTAGTTTGTAGGACCAGGGAAAGGTTCTGGCAGACTCCAACATACACTCACATTCTTAGCTCTGACCACCATCACATTTGTGTTCTTTACTACCGAGCTCACTTACCAGCAATAACTTGCTTCCTGTCTCGCTGTGGTCCCTCTCCCAAATCCACCAGAGTCAGTGTGTAGTTTGTAGGACCAGGGAAAGGCTCTGGCGGACTCCAACATACACTCACATTCTTAGCTCCTTCCACTGTCACATTTATGCTCTTTATTTTAGATGgcactacaaaaaaaaaaaaacaaaaaaaaaaaaaacaagaaatgaatGCTCTAGATCACAGGGTAAAGATTGATAAATGAAATAccaataggcctgctctgaattacctccctgtAATATACGACAGCAACTGTGACATAACGCgggattagtttttgaggcgtaCTTTTTGAGAAGTGGGACCTCGTCTATTGAAGCATGCACTATGTAGTTTATGTTATGACAGTCACAAATATTTCCTAGACAATGgcatgtaaaaaaaacccagcatGATATCAGTCTTTAAGAGTCGGAGAAATGTAGAGAGGTCTCAAATGAGGttgatgtttttcagcttaaagGTATATAACATTTGACAGAGTTCACTAAAGCTGTCCACTGTATTTAAATAGGGTCagtattttttaattatctcataatggattaaaaaaaatggcTAATGTTTATCCTGGACTTCCAAAACAggtttataaaattaaaactgtcttAAAGCTCGGTCTTAACTAGCTTATGCCATTCGCCATATTGTGAGGTGTcacctaaccacagcttactcctaCAGAGGCACCTCTTAAATGgaagagtgacctcaagggaggtaatttggtgCTGCCTTATTGTTTCTGTTAATCATCAAATATTAGTAATGTTATATGCTACATAGTATCTTGCTTTCACATCATAAAATCTCAAGGTAAATAATTTATGGTCTGAAATCACATTTTACCAAAATGTCATAAAAGAATTTGTGTTCAGATTAGAGAGAAGGATATGTGTATGGTATTTAATCTTATGTTGGTTAGGGCAAAATGATAGGATATGTGTAGTAAATTATAAAAATCTCATAAAAAAGCAGTAAAATCTCTAAAATTTCTGTCATCTCCCCGCCAGCTCAGGACAGTGTGTGAAAGTAACAGAGGGAAGATCTTTAGACCATTTTATCTAGCAGAATCATGAACAACGGCTTGTTACAtgcaacaaacaactttttaatggtCTTGTCACCATTAATCTACCTAACACcaaaggcacaaatgacacacaTTTCCCTTGGGAGCTTCTGAAGTTCACAATCCTTCAATCAGCTCCTCAAGTACTttatgtgaaacttttttcctgCTGCCTATGTTACAATAGATATGATCAACACTCGTCAAATCCTTTTGAGGGTtaagtcacatgatatagtTGGACTTCTCAATGAATGAAAGGATAGACTTGATAAGGCCAAATGGTCAAGACCGAATGATCATCTCAGCAAAACTCCAAGAAAATTTCCTTTCAATAAGATCAGAGATATGGCCATCACAAAGagagacagactgacagatggACTTATGGAACTTGACAGCACTCCTTAGCACTTAGGATGATTAATATCCAGTAACTGATACCAGGCAAATGGAACATCCCGAACTAAGGTATCTTACCCTCAGGATTCGTTCTGACGGTCAGCGTAGCCGGATCAGGATTCTCAACTACACCTTCAGATTTCAGATACAGCTTCAGTGTACACTCAATGTATGGGAACAAGTCTGTGACattgtacatgaagttcatctgTTTTTTCCCAAATTTCTCACGACTCACACTTCCACAAGACCCTTGTGCTTGTTCCTGAGAGACAAATGAATAAAGTTAAAGTAAGAATTATACGTAGTGAactgcatgtaaaaaaaaaaaaaacaacaacaaaaaacaacaccaacaaaaaaaaacaacaacaaaaaaacaacaacaaaaaaaccccagcCAGACCAGAATTTAAATGTAGCAGCACTAAAAgatattttcacatacacacatgcatgcagCATGAGACATTTCTGAAGAATTGTCTATCACCTTGGAAATTTGTGTAATACTCTCAAAGGTATAATATCTTCCGTCTTTGGATATCATTGCACTGTATACACTATTTGCACTGGAGGTTTCCATCCATTACAGTACTCACCATTGCATCCTCTTCTTCAAAATGAACCTCTTTCAAACAGTCATTTTCCTTGAACACTAGCAGGCGGAAATTCTTTATATTGGCGTCGTTCCTTTCCCACATCAGCTCAAAACTCCGTGATGTTTTCGACTCTATTGAGACCTTGAGTGGCGAAGGAGCTGTGGATTacaaaagcaaaaatatttttgtttaaaaaaaacttgtgtttGAGATCAACCACTGAAGACATGTCAAGTgttcaaacaaacattattGATTACTTAGCATCaatttgtatcacaagacataCAGTTGTGCTCACTTTGTTACAATGACCAAGCTATagagagaaaatatttattgtataataCATCAAAATTAgtgaaaatacattttctgttcGCTAAACGTGTACcattaatatacacacattaatacatgaccatatacatgcatatagaaTTGATTACTACTTGTATGTACCATAACACTGCCATCTgagtatgctacttgtatgtagcttaacactTCCAACGGAATATGCTACTTGTATGGGGCTTAACACTGCCAACTgagtatgctacttgtatgtagcttaacactGCCAAATAagtatgctacttgta
Encoded proteins:
- the LOC135482279 gene encoding uncharacterized protein LOC135482279 isoform X1, coding for MVTGPNGFSRQQEITYQNKKNQYSYVLHAPVSGLYHLKLKAQSNKVNSSISQTHDVELPPSPLKVSIESKTSRSFELMWERNDANIKNFRLLVFKENDCLKEVHFEEEDAMEQAQGSCGSVSREKFGKKQMNFMYNVTDLFPYIECTLKLYLKSEGVVENPDPATLTVRTNPEVPSKIKSINVTVEGAKNVSVCWSPPEPFPGPTNYTLTLVDLGEGPQRDRKQVIAGFYSICEAIDDLEEFWLYKVRVMASTEVGNGPPTYTTEFRTLEAAPGKVTQLEIRQIQDTYHSLNVTWKAPLLRDRNANITNFTLTYKLSEMQYDNETVFSLPWSPAREARYAQTVSVEPEKNYTYEISAGSVCCQGEVLTRIHYSPAGNPPQPTGCVIGCSDTKPSLSEPESARSFSLTITTDFFSNDTNGKITDYGLVVDAVQSDEPTASSTEANMKADHFIEFNNWYKANEDNFQIPYRATPLGWSFQTVGGSRSKREAAITLTVGEDAHCSTKGVNSFCNGPLLPGMEYRVKAFSCTAGGCTETKYVGGYRTKASNTAANKKADHFKEFDNWYKANKDNFQIPYRATPLGWSFQTEEKDYKTITIAVSVSCGLVLIILLAVIVVITVQFKHQKQKDTRRHERPRHEDLNMDPYETMKPTPVNAERKYEGMRFDQLAISAFRLRVSNENLNKGKHKVLKGTLQEADGHQRSVAIRKITGTSPFERCKAEIDIMRNIGAHPHIVCFLGYSIQDDNTVFLINGFEERGDLQSFLRDKRGSGSNKELTEANLLLFAENVAEGMAHLSQLETLHGDLRAVNVLLGGDLTAKISGFQHAKPVGFEPKDVDKFTFPLCRWASVETLEGKAYTQQSEVWSFGVLMWEIMTYGATPYGKMKSKEIRRLLSQNCRLACPKSCQIPLYTVMLECWKDDPAERPSFQDLSRRLADMTTEVQQYMNIGIYESLDFSFEEAGADSRY
- the LOC135482279 gene encoding ephrin type-A receptor 4-B-like isoform X2; translation: MVTGPNGFSRQQEITYQNKKNQYSYVLHAPVSGLYHLKLKAQSNKVNSSISQTHDVELPPSPLKVSIESKTSRSFELMWERNDANIKNFRLLVFKENDCLKEVHFEEEDAMEQAQGSCGSVSREKFGKKQMNFMYNVTDLFPYIECTLKLYLKSEGVVENPDPATLTVRTNPEVPSKIKSINVTVEGAKNVSVCWSPPEPFPGPTNYTLTLVDLGEGPQRDRKQVIAGFYSICEAIDDLEEFWLYKVRVMASTEVGNGPPTYTTEFRTLEAAPGKVTQLEIRQIQDTYHSLNVTWKAPLLRDRNANITNFTLTYKLSEMQYDNETVFSLPWSPAREARYAQTVSVEPEKNYTYEISAGSVCCQGEVLTRIHYSPAGNPPQPTGCVIGCSDTKPSLSEPESARSFSLTITTDFFSNDTNGKITDYGLVVDAVQSDEPTASSTEANMKADHFIEFNNWYKANEDNFQIPYRATPLGWSFQTVGGSRSKREAAITLTVGEDAHCSTKGVNSFCNGPLLPGMEYRVKAFSCTAGGCTETKYVGGYRTKEEKDYKTITIAVSVSCGLVLIILLAVIVVITVQFKHQKQKDTRRHERPRHEDLNMDPYETMKPTPVNAERKYEGMRFDQLAISAFRLRVSNENLNKGKHKVLKGTLQEADGHQRSVAIRKITGTSPFERCKAEIDIMRNIGAHPHIVCFLGYSIQDDNTVFLINGFEERGDLQSFLRDKRGSGSNKELTEANLLLFAENVAEGMAHLSQLETLHGDLRAVNVLLGGDLTAKISGFQHAKPVGFEPKDVDKFTFPLCRWASVETLEGKAYTQQSEVWSFGVLMWEIMTYGATPYGKMKSKEIRRLLSQNCRLACPKSCQIPLYTVMLECWKDDPAERPSFQDLSRRLADMTTEVQQYMNIGIYESLDFSFEEAGADSRY